The sequence AAATTAATCCCCAATATCTTATTAACTCTGGTTTCTATGCTTATTTTGCATCTTCTttaatttctctgttttttaGTCTCTGAAATCCACCTACTAGCCACCTCATATGCCAGGCTTGAGTTGCAAAGAAAACACCAGAAATTTCATGTACTTAGttgcctttttcctttttttttggctaaaacatGTACTTCGTTGTCAAATGCTATTATTATGTATACGACATATTGTACAGCATAGTTTGgttgaatataattttacttCTAGGCTTTGCAACCAAAGACGGTGGCACCAAtcttcaaaagaaagaaaaaagggaaaaaaaaaaatacaaaaaaaaaaggtggcaacaaaaaattattatctggAGAAAACTTTTAGTAATAAATCCACCTTTTTTTTCAGTTTAGTTTTGTTTAAAAAAGTCCGTAAaagcaacaattttttttttttttttttgatgaatgaaGCAACTCTGCTTTCTTTTTTCGCTGAAATTAAAGCAACTTTGCTTTCATTCATTCAGATGGACAAACGTGCATGTATACCCAACTAAATATGGAGAagcatttattcaaaaatataaattaaaaaaaaaggtatggaGGGTCATTAGATGAAAGTGTGAAAAATGATTCGGAATCTTCAGTAGGTGAGCAATCAATTGGGGAattattttacccaaaaaaaaaaaaaatcaaatggggaattataatttttttggtaaataaatgggGGCATTATGAATTTCTCATTTTTTGTACACATGAATGGATAGGCTGAGAGCAGctatttttgattttaaaacCCATATTTCAGAGCCCAAAAATGATCAAATGGGTCATTATTTTAATCTAAGTGATCGTACTTTGTTCTTACTGAGGCTTttcagacattttttttttttgggtaataacatatatatatatatatatatataaatatattattgctCCAAACATGTTAAATTAAAAGACTAATCAGACATGTGATTTGGAGGGATGTCTTCCTAATTAGCCGTGTAATAAATTGTTGCCGTTAATGAATTATTTCTCTAATTTGTACGGCCTCAAGTCATAAGTAGACTTAGAACCTCTTTAATCGAATGCTTTGGTcccacttttttcttttgtttttttggtaatctACTTTGGTCTTCTTTGAAGcttcatattcagctttttGAATCACTTAAACTCTAGGCAAAGCGGGCGAAACTATTAGAGCAAAGGGTGCGAAGCACCACTAATGTTGACTACAACAACCAcgatgttttcttttctttttgaaagaaacaagcaCAATGCtattgataaggaaaaaaaaaaaaactttaaaaaagctAATCATAATGATAACTACAATAATAAGAGAAAGGTTCATTTGCTCAAGATTTAGGTAAAATAATGAATTCAATTGAAATTTATTCTCCATTTTTACTTATTACACTTTATATATGCTTTTCAAAGATAATTTTGGGATTACAAGGTGAACGTATGCAAaagttcatttattttattgtttcaatTATATTATAGTATATTCAGAAGcccaaaacaatatatatatatatatatatatatatatatgtattatagttTTGAAGAAGACAGCCACTAGGCATGACAATTGGTGTGAAGATTCTGGAGCTAAAAAAAATTCCTCATCCTCCAAATTATTGTATgtcaaaagaaattatattataatatatctttGGTATGTATAAAATGAGATTGTGATGCAGtcattgtaatttattttttattttttataggctTTGTCCCCTCTACTATTGTTCATTTTGCATGTTATTTCACAAACTTTGAAAATTCTCATATTAGCCACCAAATTCAATTGGtgcccgaaaaaaaaaagaatggttgAAAGACAATATGAGGCATTCGAATCAAAAGTGGTATGGTATGGTCTAAGGCTATCACTGTAATTTCACCCCTGGGAGTTGGGACGCCGGGTTATCCACAGCGTGCCTGTTGATTACAGAGTTGCAAAAACCCTGAAAAGGAGGTCTAAGCCAAGCTTGCCCGACCTACCTCTGGCGATGAGGGTTTTGTGCTCCGGCATGGATAAGTCTTTGGTGGAGTTAGAGAAAATGCACAACCTGCTCGTCATTAAACTAATCCGGCAGGACATTAGCCACCGGTTCTATGTTACCCTCTTTTCGCCGGAGCCGATCGTCTTCCTCCTCCTTCACCGGCACTCGTAAATCTAGGGTTCGTAAACTAAGCCCCTTCCTTTTAAATTTTGCTTTCGATTTCTTGTTTCCGAATACATTTtcgaataatttttttggtgtgCAAATGTTTGATTTCTCAATTTCCGAATTCCATTTGATTTAGGTACTTGAAAGTAGCATATCATCAAGGTCGTTTGGGTTCTGGAGGATGGACCTTTGTCATTGTTGGAGGAGCTTGTAGAAGGTACCAATTGTGTGATATAATTAATTGCATATTTTAAAGTCTTTGTTAATTGTTCTTGGgggttgtaaaatttttaattcgAATTGAGTAGTTTGCTTTTCGCCTCTGAAAATTATATTCTATATACAGTAGAAGCTTATGATATGTATAGCCTTTTGTTATGAAAGGGTGTGTTTTATCTGATTGCTACTGTAGCTTTTGATTAATGAAATTCTttcttataaaatgaaaaaaagtacaagttttattttcttttattgtatAATTTTTGAACTTTAGCTTGAAAGGTGATGATGCCTATTattacttgaattttttttttggaatatttttctGTCAATTACTTTCAGAACAATTTTGATGGAACATATATAATGTTATTATTGTTCTGAGATGCAAAAATTCCTGGAAGCTGTGAAAAATCTTCAAAAGCACTGGGGCTTAATTTCTAGATATCCAATTTGGAATTGGCTCCATCCCGCTCAAAAATGGTGAGCTTAGAAGCTGCTAAGctttttatatatgcatatataaattattatttataattagaagtgtatgttttattttatatttttttttataatttatcaattttatattcatagaaatttaaattggtttattttgactttcaaatttttttatttttttatttatttttaatttcatatcaatttaaatatatatttaattttttttaatattaaaatttaattttcgaaAATCTTATACCCCATTGCTTTAGAACTTATGCCTTGCCTcataaccaaaacaaaaaaaaaaaaaaaaaaaaaaaaaaaaaaaaaacaaaccccTCATCTTGTGTTTTCGGCTCACAAAACACTGCTTATGATTGGTGAACTTCGTGAAGGcagaaaataaattgttaatTGCTACTAATTCTtcccaaatataaaatataggcCATTAGGACTCTACATTGGTATACATGAACATAATATAGACTCTGCCAAAATAAGAACAATGCCACCGGCAAAATAACTAAGAACAATACCCCATGACACAAACCCTGTCAAATGCCACTAATCAATGGAGAGTGCATTCTTTAACACACATCCACCAATAGGCACCAATAGTTAAGACCTTGTTTTTGTAccttcttatatttttaataatgaataaaacatatatatatatatatatatatatatgaaaatttatgaaGATGAGCAACAATCATCTATAACCACTAATATAAATTTGACGACTGATTTCCTTTATAATAGcagttatatatataggacTAACATATtgtagtaaaaaataaattaaacttgtGGTTTGGAGTGATGTCTCTCACAATTACTCatgtaattaataaattgttattaattaattaaatcataataatcacaattatgataacattttcaaatttctacCACCTCAAGACTTTAGAACATCTTTTCCTCCAAGACTTtggtcattttttgtttttttgttttttttgttttttttgggtaatccaCTTTGGTCCTACTCTGatacttcatattcagcttttGGACCCACGCTCCTCAAACTAAGGCAAAGAGCACGAAAGTATAGAGCAAAGGGAGCGAAGCACCactcaatatgaaaaaaaattatcaaccagtaataaaacaaaataatcttaaaaaatgGCGTTCTAGAATCTAgagtgtatatatagatatatttatatatatatatatatatatatatatatcagtacTAGTGTTTTGGTTAGCgtgcaagaaaaataaatagaaaatgatgCCAGTAGAGTTGAACCTAATAAAACAACATCTTCATTTACAAGTCTCAGCACCATTCTCATTTTAATGTGCGAACCTAAATTATTGGTAGCTGAAGGCACAGGATTAGGAACAATCCACAAGCTGTAGGGTGATGAAAAATGCCTGGTTACGTGATGAAAGGGTTTTGCAACTCTTTTTCTTCTAAGTTGTattctcctacctcgaattccaaccCAGCTGGCAAATAATCAATACCCGTGTAGTATATTGAATTTTTCCAATATCTTATACTATTTTGAGCTGGTACCAATATTGATGTTCGTTTTCGACTTAAAAGCACAATTGGATCCCCCAAACTAtctatctttttcctttttttcccacAATAGTCTAGCTTGAACACATAAAAATGGAAGATTTTCTCGGCTAGTAGGGTTTTATCAGGTGGTACATTCACATTAATAGCTTGTACCACAAGCAAAACATCGTTAAATATGATCTGTGTAGGAATAagagtattattattttccaagtcCCAAACCTCAACTAAGCCTCTGCTAACCAATGCATAGAGAGCTTATCAGTATGATATACTATATCCTTGAAGGATCGGCGTTGGTCACCAAATTTTATCCACGTACCATGATtatgatcatgatcatcatcgCCACCACCATCCATGAAGATTGCAAGTCTATTTGAAGATGCAGATGAAACAGCAACCCTAAAGCAGCTGCAGGTGGATGTATCGGACAAGAGGATGGCTTTAGAAACAGAAATATTATATGTTCCAAAAGTTTCAGTGAGGGATGGGAGTTGAATTTCAGTCCTAGAAAAAggatattttgtaatattgttgttgaaAAAAATATCAACCAACCGAATGACGATCCCACCGCATAGGTTGAATATTCATCATCATAAGCCAGAGTGAAAAAGTTCATGAGCTCATAAAACTTTTTCTCTTCGAAACCGTATAAGCACAGTGAATCATCGGCCTGCTGTTTCTGTAATTGTGTTCTTCTAGGACGCATGAGCCATGATGTTTCGCGAAGCCGTGAGCACGGTGGAGATGATGTGCAGGAGATTGCAGCCTTGCACCATGAAGAAGACACTGCTTTCAAGCAGATGAGATCAGCGGAACCCAATTTTGGAAAGATGATTGAAGGATATCGGTTGGAAGATCCAACCAGTTTGCGCTTGCCATTGTTTGGTTCAGTCTGAGCTTCAATTGTGtatatatcaatcaataatcGGAGTTTTGGATGAATTTAGTGGAGATGATGTATTAGCCCTAGGGCAAccaatttaattgaaaaaagaaatagggATTTGTATTCATACGTAAACCCACTTTgcacatttataaatttttgtccatgaaaaaaaaaaatgatatataaatctaatttttgtccatgaaataaaaaaatgatatataaatcttttcttttattcacGTTTGACCTCACTCAAGCTAATGATCCAAATCTAAGAGCATTtccaattgttatttttattgaagTCTATGTGGCATGAGTTTTAGAAAGTGTTCATGCTTATGtggcatccttatcatttaataaataatattttctgatAATTTCTCTCCAATAAATTCTGTATAAAGTATCATAAAATGCTgatgtgtaattttttattttaaaattatatttaattaaaattaaacctaattaaaatacaataaattgaaaacaatacaAACGGAACCTGTGAACTTGATGAATAGAGAGATAGCAAAACCAAAGCAGATTCATAAAAGCAGGGAAAAAAAATGGCTTTTTTTATCCCTACGTTTCTAAAGGTGTGGATTTTGTCTATGTTTTCTATTATTCTATAATTATTCTATGATTACTtgcttctttttgtttctttgtaatGGCTCTATtgccattttttaaataaatttagagaGCGAGGGAGGTGAAGGAGAAGTGGAGGTGGGAAAGATAAAAGAagatcaaaaaacaaaagagtctATTGAAGAACAATAATATTTCTTATAGTGaatttaatagatatatatatatatatgtcaggacTTGTCTAAAATTTCTCACCGaaactctagacaagccctgatcccagggaaaccctactggaccttccaatggaaaatcaggcagaacctctcctaaggattggacttaccacaaatttcctacactgaaaatacacttctatatacaccatcttattcctcccacattactacaatttgtttccacaaatttacagcactccaaaataataacagggaatcaatatatgattcaataaatatgtgtccaatcagtatacagagcattatacaaataattataaaattaatacaatgacagataaagcaatacaagatgaagaggaaaaagggaggaaaagcttctcttggactttcagcaatgaactgagacgtcgagttcgatcccggacaatcaacgtcgactaactTGGACCTACGGGAACGGAATTTGAAAacatgagatgttaatcatctcagtgagtaacccaatctaatataaaattataatagtaataataattatagtacacttgattaattaagaataataaataaataattaataattgaaatgaaataatattttctcttaaaaccctcaccattcactccgttggaaaagttcccattttaaaacattttcgtaaaatccaatattttatgccccaaaaatcaaggaataattaatttaataaaaatttaaataatccaaatttataatgaaataaattgaaataaaataacttataacaatattaaataattaattcatgttataacaattaataccaaaatattaataaaactcacattgaaacaattcatgaaataattaaataattaaaataaatcaatttattgaataattaagcaaaggaaaaattaaatcaaattaaaacttccatttgaaataaataataaaaacaacattaaatacattctaatttaaatataatttcaaaatatttattttgaaaatcatgttccgaaaaccacttgatgcacccactatataccagtggcgccaacggcacccagcgtcccgagcaccgccagacaggaggttaaagagagaaaccggtatACGTCCGCTTGGTGTCCCACGGTGCCGCTGctaacaggtgtcccggccatgaaGGGGTGgcttaccctcatccgatggcaaccacaggacaaccccataaatcacctgcacactactcacacccacctgcgcactaatcatatccatatgcgcactaatcacatccatatacacagaacaccagtacgtgtatggtgcatctaaaaactcataaatcataaatcatatttttcaaaatctcaaaatttcataaatatcatcgggtttattccatcaaattaaacccgtaattttccacattctcttttaaatcatcattataaatccatcaagttcaaatccatcaatttgaatatacaaatttttcaatggcataaggtcaagccattaatatttcagtGCATCAATATCTTTGaaagataataatttaaatccatatttttctcaaattctcaaaaatcaatttaaatcaataatctgaaaaccatataaattccatatataattaattcataaaattgtgcacaataattgaataataaccataacaataattaaaataaatcaaaaccacaatttctttaaattcccaaatatatttttttggcaccaaaacatatattaaaaacattataaattggcaatacaatttTAGAtcgaaattctcataatattaaacacataaacatatttttgaaatattccattatgaaatattccaacaataaaatttgataataattaccaaaatctcaaattccttaaaaccaaaatattttatcatgtacaaatatttaattccattaaattttggcatcaaaattccaagtataaatttactaaatattcaacacatcaaacatatttttcaaataaccaattaacacaaaatatatatattttaacatcccaaattaattttgaaggtgggtcactcacttcgagcatgcaattaacccaagatcctctatgggattaattccacgacgcacacgtgctcctagaacaacaatattacacaattcaaataaattaatattttattcggataaataatatcccgTATCCGAGGGTTTAACACAACGttgtccaaaattcacaaataaggtgccTATGGAAAGCTAAGAAGACGAGGATCATATTACCGATCTTTATTGGACCCAATTTGATCGGCAGGGGCCGATAGAATGGACGGGAAGTTTCggccgaacttcaacttgtcgtatctctcaaacgacagggaattgagctgaatggacctcaaaatcgagctcaggaggtccaaaatagATGGAAAGGAGTATCAGTTTGGCCAGTGGTGGCCGGATAGTCGACAGAGCCAATCTTGCCATCGCCAGCAACGAAGCCCGATCCGGCCGCATCCGGGGACGGTTGGCCACCATTTTCCGGCTGATGGCCGGAATCTTCCCCCTCTTCCTCCCCATCAGGTGCGTGTGGCTTCatatggttgaaaaaaaaaagagaaacgcgatggagccgagagggagaaagaagGAAGagggaagaaggaagaagaagaaaagaaaagaaaaagaaaaagaaagccatttttcgtgggtgtttcccacatgaggaaaaaagaaatttttttttaataataataataaaataataaaacaaataaataatattaagataatatagtatttaatattgttgacatgtggcatctcctcaTTGTGATATATGACAttctttattaagtcacacgtagCACATTATTCacatagttaaaaataatattaaaataatacttatttgaaaaactctacaggtctataactttcaaaccacatgtccaaatcggacgtaccgctagtctatgaactcatatcgataagtacttcacaactatgcatgagtcaaacctcaactttgcatgaacaaaaagtcaactctgacaccccttggacagtttggatctcaacttgttttgctcataactttcaatctaTAGTTCCGTCTTCAACGTGctcaacatgctactagtctatgaactcgtgctaacatgtactttttaatggtaccttgatcaatgtgaaattccatcaggagctaaaagtcaacatttaaccccttctcggtcaacgatggtcaaacctGTTGAACCTcggtcaaattttaaaaattccgatgtacttcggaacggggtgttacaatataaCCTTGAAATTTGACTTACccctttatgaaaatttgatccAAAACAACCATAAACACAAATTCAATCACGCTTTAATCACCCATGGCACAATGAGAAGGATCCAAAGTTGATGATAATGTTCGAATGTCTTGGAACAATTGGGATTTtgttgaacaaaataaaaataaatgaaaaaacgGAGGAATTAAGCAACGAAGaacaagattaaaaaattagcatgaaagaaaaaataaaaaaactaaaagccTGTGCAggagttatttttctttcaacaaaagtcaataaaaataaataaaatgctgaTTCAGCCTGTCTAATTGAATTTCCAGAAGTAGACAATGTCTTTCATAacttctatttcttttgttgCCACATcagtttgataaaattaatacatagaaccattggagatgatttttttaaaattccatctATTTATCTGATATGgcaaaagatttttaaattgaCAGAGAACTATTGAAGATGCTctaattgcatatatatatatatatatatattgacatttATTTAGATTACATGCTAATTATATTATGACCAgaataagatatatataaatatatatatatatatatatatatatatatatatatatatatatatatatattttgacatttattTAGATTACATGCTAATTATATTATGACCagaataagatatatatatatatatatatagatatagatatagatatagatatagatatgagaataaaaataaaattcccaataataaatttgcttttttttttgttgcaatttttattattattattttttaagagcaaaaataaaattccccATAATAAATTTGctcttttttggctttttgcaaaatatttattatcatttttttattgccGAGGATTgaattagatattaaaaaagttaGGGGGACATGAATAACGACAACACATTTGTAGTACCTATTTAAAATTTCCTTCACGTCTATTAATTAGTCTCagattaattattcttttatttttattttttccgctctatccttttcttttctttctttctttctcaattttttttttgataataaattcatCCACAATGTCCTCCCTGTCagtaaaggaaaacaaaaacataagatTAAATTAACATGTATGATATGAAGACGTACGGAATAAAGAATCTACTAGTTGTTTTTTAAGGGATTTATAAGTAATGTTTGTGTCAAATAAACATTAGTAAAATCAGAATGTCTTACTAATGCCTTGGACTGCAAGCATACCAAACTTGTGGTCCAACCTCTCacagaaattcaaatataaatcaaattgaAGGACTAGCATCGATCTTTAATTAATtgcaaaaggaaaattttattcAGTCGAAAAATACCCACGGCAAGTCACACAAATGCACGAACAGATTGCAATGTGGAGCATTTTCACCGTTTCACGTGTTCCATGACATACACATTATTGAGCTtgaatttaacaaacaaatgcTAGCAACCCCTCCGTAGTCCAAATGCCCCACAGCCATACAACTAATTAGACTTTGATTGTTAAATGTGAATTTTCTTGCTTACTTTTGTTAGTTTCCCTAATTCAACGACAATATATAgagatcgattttttttttctttttttggagtgttcgatttggtgttaatttgatCCTTGAGGATGCATGGCTGAAGTGCAAGATCaattggaaaacaaaaacataagtTTAAATTAGCATATAATATGAAGGCGTGGCAGATAAAGAATCTGCTAGTGGTTTATGAAGAGATTTCttgcatattttttaattttttggtattcGGAATAAAAGTATAGGTTATAATAAGATTGGAGGTTTGCAAAACAATATGGTGGATATATAGCCTGCTCCAATCCCCAGCAACCTTTTTTAACTTGAGACATTCCACAAGTGTACCatctcaaatatttattttatcttaaaaaagaTATGCTAGACAaaaggtggttttttttttttttttaaataagcttTTGAAAGTCTTAATCAAGAAAAATGATACTTATCATCGTTGATGAATATCGTCCACTTATCTTCACTGGAATCTATGTTCATGTGTAGGTTACTTACTAACTAACTGTCCAGTTAAAGCTCTTTTATTCTATTTCTCTCAGTCATCGCGTAGACTGGCAGTCAACTTTGAAGCTCCAAAAGTTCTTCACGTTCCCATATGCACCTAAATCATCTCCATAAGAACACTCAACAACCCGTCTGAAACTTCGACACAAGCACCAAAAAAACAGCCATGGAAGATCCCCAAAACAAACCTCCACACATAGCCATTGTCCCAACTCCAGGAATGGGCCATCTAATCCCACTTGCTGAGTTAGCTAAACAACTCGTCCTCCATTGCAAATTTTCCATCACCTTCGTAGTTCCCAATGACGGATCATCCATGGAACCCCATAAGAAACTCCTTCAATCCTTACCGAAAACCATATCCTCCATCTTTCTTTCGCATGTGAGCTTCGACGATCTCCCTGACAACGCTCCGATTGAGGCAAGAATCGTACTCAGCTTGATCCGTTCTCTTAATTCTCTTCGAGACTCGTTAAAAGTACTAAACGAGTCGACTCGTTTAGTCGCCCTGGTCGTCGATCTCTTAGGCACGGATGCTCTTGCATTGGCTAAAGATTTCGACATTCTTCCCTATATCTTCTTTCCTTCATCGATGATGGCTTTGTCATCGGTTTTCTATCTTCCAAAACTTGATGAAACTTACCGTTGTGAGTACAGGGACATCCCCGAACCGGTTAAGTTACCCGGATGTGTTCCTATCCATGGAAAGGATCTCATGGATCCGGTTCAGGATAGGAAAAACGAGGTCTATAAAATGGTTCTTCATATAGCAAAGTTGTATAATAATGCTTCTGGGATTTTGGTTAATAGTTTTGCGGATTTGGAACCAGGTGCTTTCAAGGCCTTGAAAGAAGGAATTCAAGGAAACCCACCGGTTTACTCTGTTGGACCTCTGATTCGGGTCGGGTCTGAAGTCGATAGGAGATCCGAGTCCGAGTGTTCGAGGTGGCTGGATAAGCAGCCAAAAGGGTCGGTGTTGTTTGTTTCGTTTGGGAGTGGTGGAACTCTTTCTCATGAGCAACTGAACGAGTTGGCTTTGGGATTGGAGATGAGCGGTCAGAGATTCCTTTGGGTGGTTCGGAGGCCAAAGAAAGCTGCACATGGAAATTACTTTGATGCCCAGAGCGTGGAAAACGACGacgtttttaattttctacccGACGGGTTTCTGGAAAGGACAAAGGAAGTGGGATTGGTTGTCCCTTCTTGGGCTCCACAGGTGCAGGTTCTTAGCCATGGTTCCACTGGTGGGTTTGTTTCCCACTGTGGTTGGAATTCTGTGCTGGAGAGCATCGTTCATGGTGTGCCTTTGATTGCTTGGCCACTTTATGCTGAGCAAAAAATGAATGCTGTTTTGTTGGCCGATGATTTGAAAGTTGCTGTGAGGGTCACAGTCAATGATAAAGGTCTGGTTGGGCGCCAAGAAATTGCCGAGTATGCAAAGGGACTgattgaaggagaagaaggaaaattGCTTAGGCACAGGATGGAAAGTTTCAAGGAAGCA comes from Ziziphus jujuba cultivar Dongzao chromosome 6, ASM3175591v1 and encodes:
- the LOC125419178 gene encoding hydroquinone glucosyltransferase-like; amino-acid sequence: MEDPQNKPPHIAIVPTPGMGHLIPLAELAKQLVLHCKFSITFVVPNDGSSMEPHKKLLQSLPKTISSIFLSHVSFDDLPDNAPIEARIVLSLIRSLNSLRDSLKVLNESTRLVALVVDLLGTDALALAKDFDILPYIFFPSSMMALSSVFYLPKLDETYRCEYRDIPEPVKLPGCVPIHGKDLMDPVQDRKNEVYKMVLHIAKLYNNASGILVNSFADLEPGAFKALKEGIQGNPPVYSVGPLIRVGSEVDRRSESECSRWLDKQPKGSVLFVSFGSGGTLSHEQLNELALGLEMSGQRFLWVVRRPKKAAHGNYFDAQSVENDDVFNFLPDGFLERTKEVGLVVPSWAPQVQVLSHGSTGGFVSHCGWNSVLESIVHGVPLIAWPLYAEQKMNAVLLADDLKVAVRVTVNDKGLVGRQEIAEYAKGLIEGEEGKLLRHRMESFKEAASMALSKDGSSTKSLAEVAQIWNRHKN